aagttcagtcggtaatccacgataacttcccggatggttccacctaattaaataaatttttagcatacttttattcttacaaaatctacataacaatttcaaaatgtaatataaaatttacctcgttacgagtgggaatgtatatgggtggttcactcgaggacgtagaaatggaaagcgaaaccgtgcccatgattgcagtagtgacaggcaacctccgatttttgctctcctcggtttggtcgccccgcacatcttccgatataatgttgccaagacggcagacccccaactaaattcaccggctgctctaaaatcaacgagttttagcagccaccttagatgtacagCTGCGTGACGTGTCGACCATGAGAtagcctccaattatttgaagaatgtatgctcGAGCATAtcgattctttcaatttcggttgaattttgATTGAGACAgggaaggtggcacgtaaccaCCCATCTCCACCTTACCTCCATTCATTTTATCCGAAcggcgcccaaaagctcgtagcacaccgcctcccaattgctagattagGCGGACCGATCCTTGGTGCCTGATCACCAGCAATCCCAAatgcagatggacatcttctagagtgatagtgcactctccatatggaagatgaaatgtgtgcgtctcggtctccacctctcgatcaacgacTTGATCGGTTTggctccaacttgcatcccgCCTACcatcgccacgtgccaaaatccCGCTTCCATaagtagttctctactaacggtgatggaggagcatgcatattcgaATATTGCATGTCAATACCCGATCTTcaccttttataacaaaaataaattaataaatatctaaaatacataaataaaatatcttaaataaaatttaaaatttaaatttaatacttaccatgttcatttgctccaccgatatgtgattcctatcaaaacgaatcaatgatccggtcattgttgaaaatattaaaaattttaaaattatttttaaaaaataaaaattttaaaattttcttaaaaaatgaaatttaatgggaaaaaatttaatatggatttggagatttttgaaggaaattgagaggattttggaaggaatttgagagtttgagagaattttggaagaaaattgagagaattttgaaggaattgagagaattttgaaggaaattgatattgaatttatttgtgaaaataaaagggagggtgggggtttatatagtaaaaaaaatttaccattggGGGCAACGGTCAATTTTTGACCGTTGAGCACTTTATTCACTTGGCGACCACATCGCGTCACGTCGGAGCGACTGGCGGCGTGgaggaaatcgcgtccttgaggCGATTTCCCtccacgtcagcaggtcgcgctgacgtggacgcgatgtcctgtcacgtaccctgacatcgggCTGAAGTGGACgcgattttgggaaaaatggcccattccggtaaataattaaaaaatcggtccatttcggtaattttttaaaaaaagtggcttttttggtaaattagcctaaattaacttcttctttatatttttttataattggagAGGAGAATAAGGTTACTTAATATTGAATCTAAACTCTTATGCCTATAACATAATGCTTTTGCTATTAGGTCAGGAGGTTGTTcacaattaatattttctttgattattattaaaaaatacaattaagataataatttatttttattattaagctTTTggtagaaaatttgaaattaaacttTGTATTTATGTTAAATCATACTTTCACTTTAAATCAAGTaatttattttgagttaataGAAACTTTTGAGCTAgcgaaatatttttattattcatcatattactaaattaatattaaataatattttatttttattattaaaattttaatataatataatattttattaaaattaaaatcaaattttttatccatgtttttaggaaaaaaaaggaaCTTCATTAATGAGAAAGTTACAAAAACAAGAAGCAGAAAGAGGATATGAACTACTAAACCCAAGCCAACAGTCCCACCTCTTACTCCTAAACCTATCATTCACAATCTTCAATTATACTAACGTTAGGCACGAGacaaaaaattctcattaaacGAAGTAATGGGAAGAGTATCTCATTCCGTGCTGTCTGCATATAACAAGGCCATTTGCACTAATGAATGGGTTACCTTATTGGAACACCAGCAAATCCACAAAAAGACATACTGAAAATGATTTTTCATAAGCAAATAATCTTATAGCAATACACCTAATTGATATGCATCAGATAATGGGTAAGACAAAGCAGATACAAGAAGCAAACAGTTCGACTTAATGAGTACATTATCAAGAGACAACGCTTTTAACCATGAAAGTGCCTCCCGAATAGCATAAGCTTCAGCAATGCAAGGACAAAAGCGAGCATACTCAAACCCCAGCAAACACTTCAGCACACGACCTGTAAAATCCCGTACTATAGCCGCATAATTCAATTATTGGTTTACAGtgatttatataattcaattttgagtTATATTTTCATTGGtattttaataacataaaactACGACTTACCACtataaattagatattttcatttggttattagccaaaaaaattattcaaaaattttgaattttactattattttgttttacattATAACTatggtttgattttttttattgttgtaatgttttaattatcaaagcaattaatatatttatttcttttaaataattagtttattttaactagaatttaaatattattattttcattaactacaataataaaattacattatttaataaatttaaaataaatatatagcaTCACATGCCGTGTACatgatataataattaatattatagaaAAGCCgaaatattaatagtttagttgatatattttaaaaatcaattgcTAAAATTAGCTTAAAATAATCACTCCTCTTTATTCAATCTCAAGTTTCTCTATAGATTACAGCATTTAAAATTACTCGTAAGCctttaactaaaataaacaaaaatacttGTAATGAAGAAATATTGTTTATAATagattttatattagattttatcaCGAATGTGGTCC
The nucleotide sequence above comes from Gossypium raimondii isolate GPD5lz chromosome 13, ASM2569854v1, whole genome shotgun sequence. Encoded proteins:
- the LOC128036175 gene encoding protein MAINTENANCE OF MERISTEMS-like translates to MCGATKPRRAKIGGCLSLLQSWARFRFPFLRPRVNHPYTFPLVTRWNHPGSYRGLPTELEDIRLLLEQRSEAEFQWTPYEDPAVRAVIPEEFLQNPNAWHVKVVLINYATVEPHRHA